A portion of the Juglans microcarpa x Juglans regia isolate MS1-56 chromosome 1D, Jm3101_v1.0, whole genome shotgun sequence genome contains these proteins:
- the LOC121264797 gene encoding putative acyl-activating enzyme 19 isoform X2: MSDESVSGETGECCCISHLFLRAASNNPNKNAVIHASAGAQLSGHLKQRAKLPFPPVYHGDQCFTYSDVSASVDSLSARLSSILFPAEGLLNRFLWMQELYPMQGEELLLFKTSISFIDHLQEFLAAILTTCTLVIPPFNELKENLFSVVNFLQAYFITRLTAVPSLIRAILPALQSQSHRGTSLKLLVLSGEVLPLSLWHMLSKLLPETFILNLYGSTEVSGDCMYFDCKKLPMVLERERLTSVPIGIPISNCDVLLVCENDTPNQGEIYVGGACLCSGYYSDYTVVALDGEKLPHNSVRSSFTKHGSQLFYKTGDFARRLQSGDLVFLGRKDRTVKVNGHRIALEEVEDVLRGHPDVVDAAVISVISMNAHGELVVLEAFIVLKEERSCEIFRSSIRSWMIDKLPVVMLPNRFTFRESLPVSSSGKVDYGLLESSSSLTKHVEDTIGDKGNSDLLQVIKKAFCDALMVEEVSDDDDFFTLGGNSITSAHLSHNLGVNMRLIYYFPSPSKLYLALLERKGPCDLHVKKDGNMEMNIDGGKRNLLLSMKSVAPNPLIFKPQGSLLNTSVGMDGANSLVSKCLKMDSNIHFASDDINHVGGYLWNSSLDFVSCSISRSNKVIYEGGYRGNDVRQGSWSMKIPRGRNGFMKDFWKVHMESCIDASPMVVFRGQDIYLFIGSHSSKFLCISAKSGSVKWEIKLEGRIECSAAILGDFSQVVVGCYEGKIYFLDFLNGNICWTFQTSGEVKSQPVVDIRRHLIWCGSYDHNLYALDYENRCCVYMLPCGGSIYGSPAINEVHETLYVASTSGRMTAISIKSLPFNILWLHEFEVPVFGSLTISSLNENVICCLVDGHVLALDSSGSIIWQYRTAGPIFAGACISAALPSQVLICSRDGSVSSLELEKGDLLWEYNIGNPITASACVDEHLQLLSDPLLKSDRLICVCSSSGSMCLLRVSSSWDINGEASQPGIYVQEFGRLNLQGDVFSSPVMIGGRIFVGCRDDYVHCITLEIESQGD, translated from the exons ATGAGTGATGAAAGCGTGAGCGGAGAGACAGGCGAGTGCTGCTGCATTTCACACCTGTTCTTGAGAGCCGCATCCAATAATCCTAACAAAAACGCGGTCATACACGCCTCCGCTGGGGCGCAACTCTCCGGACATCTCAAGCAGCGCGCGAAATTGCCGTTCCCTCCCGTGTACCACGGCGATCAGTGCTTCACTTACTCTGATGTTTCGGCGTCCGTTGATTCCCTTAGTGCTCGCCTCAGCTCCATTCTCTTCCCAGCAGAAG GTCTTCTAAATCGCTTTTTGTGGATGCAAGAACTGTATCCCATGCAAGGAGAGGAACTTTTATTATTCAAGACATCAATTAGCTTTATTGACCATCTGCAAGAATTTCTCGCTGCTATTCTAACTACTTGTACATTGGTTATACCTCCTTTCAATGAACTAAAAGAGAATTTGTTTTCTGTTGTCAATTTTCTACAG GCTTATTTCATTACCAGGCTTACTGCTGTTCCATCATTGATTAGGGCAATACTTCCTGCTTTGCAAAGTCAGAGTCATAGGGGCACttcattaaaattattagtGCTAAGTGGTGAAGTTCTGCCTTTATCCTTGTGGCATATGCTTTCCAAGTTATTACCAGAGACctttattttaaacttatatGGGAGTACAGAG GTATCAGGTGATTGTATGTATTTTGACTGCAAGAAGTTGCCAATGGTTTTGGAGAGGGAGAGGCTAACAAGTGTCCCAATTGGTATCCCTATTTCTAACTGTGATGTACTGCTTGTTTGTGAAAATGACACACCCAATCAGGGAGAAATATATGTTGGTGGTGCGTGCCTGTGTAGTGGATACTATTCTGATTATACCGTTGTGGCTTTGGATGGCGAAAAATTGCCTCATAACTCTGTTCGTAGCAGTTTCACTAAACATGGAAgtcaactattttataaaactgGTGATTTTGCAAGACGGCTGCAAAGTGGTGACTTGGTTTTCTTGGGGAGGAAAGACCGCACTGTGAAGGTTAATGGGCATCGTATTGCTTTAGAGGAGGTTGAAGATGTGTTAAGGGGACATCCTGATGTAGTTGATGCTGCTGTAATCTCTGTAATTTCAATGAACGCTCATGGGGAACTTGTGGTTCTTGAAGCATTTATAGTCTTAAAAGAGGAAAGATCCTGTGAGATATTCAGATCTTCTATCCGAAGTTGGATGATTGACAAACTTCCGGTAGTCATGCTTCCTAACCGCTTCACCTTTAGAGAGTCATTACCTGTATCTTCTAGCGGAAAAGTTGATTATGGTTTGTTGGAAAGTTCATCATCTCTCACTAAACATGTTGAAGATACGATTGGTGACAAGGGAAACAGTGATCTGTTACAAGTTATTAAAAAG GCTTTTTGTGATGCTTTAATGGTTGAAGAGGTTTCCGATGATGATGACTTTTTTACTTTGGGTGGTAATTCTATCACTTCGGCACATCTTTCACATAATTTAGGGGTTAATATGAGATTAATCTATTACTTTCCCAGTCCATCCAAGCTTTATCTTGCGCTTCTGGAGCGAAAAGGACCATGTGATTTACATGTAAAAAAAGATGGTAATATGGAGATGAATATTGATGGTGGTAAGAGGAACTTGCTTCTTTCTATGAAGTCTGTGGCTCCCAATCCTCTTATCTTTAAACCACAGGGGAGTCTATTGAACACCTCTGTTGGAATGGATGGCGCTAATTCTTTAGTCTCTAAATGCTTAAAGATGGATTCAAATATACATTTTGCTTCAGATGATATTAATCATGTGGGTGGGTATCTATGGAATTCTTCGTTAGACTTCGTGTCATGTTCAATTAGCCGGAGCAACAAGGTTATTTATGAAGGGGGGTACAGGGGCAATGATGTACGCCAAGGAAGTTGGTCTATGAAGATCCCAAGAGGTAGAAATGGTTTTATGAAAGACTTTTGGAAAGTTCACATGGAGTCTTGCATTGATGCATCGCCGATGGTTGTGTTTAGAGGCCAggatatctatttatttattggatcCCACTCTAGTAAATTTCTGTGTATTTCTGCCAAAAG TGGTTCTGTCAAGTGGGAGATCAAACTAGAAGGGCGGATTGAATGTTCAGCAGCAATTCTTGGCGACTTTTCTCAg GTTGTAGTTGGGTGTTATGAAGGGAAAATTTACTTTCTGGATTTTTTGAATGGCAACATATGCTGGACATTCCAAACATCTGGTGAG GTGAAGTCACAGCCAGTTGTAGACATACGTAGACACTTGATTTG GTGTGGATCGTATGACCATAACTTATATGCTCTTGACTATGAAAACCGTTGCTGTGTTTATATGCTTCCTTGCGGTGGAAGTATATATGGATCGCCTGCAATCAATGAG GTGCATGAAACACTTTATGTGGCTTCTACAAGTGGCCGTATGACAGCTATATCAATTAAA AGTTTACCATTTAATATATTGTGGCTGCATGAGTTCGAAGTGCCAGTGTTTGGTTCTCTCACTATCAGTTCTCTAAATGAAAATG TTATTTGTTGCTTGGTGGATGGGCATGTTCTTGCATTGGATTCAAGTGGATCCATCATTTGGCAG TATAGAACTGCTGGTCCAATATTTGCCGGAGCCTGCATTTCTGCTGCTCTTCCTTCTCAG GTGCTTATATGTTCCAGAGATGGAAGTGTTTCTTCACTTGAACTG GAAAAGGGAGATCTACTCTGGGAATACAATATTGGCAATCCAATTACTGCATCTGCGTGTGTGGATGAGCACTTGCAGCTCCTATCCGATCCTTTGCTTAAATCTGACAG GTTGATTTGCGTCTGTTCCAGTTCGGGAAGCATGTGTTTGCTTCGGGTTAGCAGTAGTTGGGATATCAACGGAGAGGCAAGTCAACCAGGAATATATGTGCAGGAATTTGGAAGGCTGAACCTACAGGGAGATGTATTCTCATCACCTGTCATGATTGGTGGCAGGATTTTTGTTGGTTGCAGGGATGATTACGTGCACTGCATTACTCTTGAAATTGAAAGTCAAGGTGATTAG
- the LOC121264797 gene encoding putative acyl-activating enzyme 19 isoform X1, whose amino-acid sequence MSDESVSGETGECCCISHLFLRAASNNPNKNAVIHASAGAQLSGHLKQRAKLPFPPVYHGDQCFTYSDVSASVDSLSARLSSILFPAEGNNTYNELLNHAQMTKSSAPRAEQWPEFENLYVPKIVGLFMPPSVEYIVAVLSVLRSGEAFMPLDPSWPKERILSLIGSSGADLIIGCAPSSGRSCSYLLDRSHWLVELCSCPVLCFSMEENRQECIRATTLVCPCKIREERLFSYLMYTSGSTGKPKGVCGTEKGLLNRFLWMQELYPMQGEELLLFKTSISFIDHLQEFLAAILTTCTLVIPPFNELKENLFSVVNFLQAYFITRLTAVPSLIRAILPALQSQSHRGTSLKLLVLSGEVLPLSLWHMLSKLLPETFILNLYGSTEVSGDCMYFDCKKLPMVLERERLTSVPIGIPISNCDVLLVCENDTPNQGEIYVGGACLCSGYYSDYTVVALDGEKLPHNSVRSSFTKHGSQLFYKTGDFARRLQSGDLVFLGRKDRTVKVNGHRIALEEVEDVLRGHPDVVDAAVISVISMNAHGELVVLEAFIVLKEERSCEIFRSSIRSWMIDKLPVVMLPNRFTFRESLPVSSSGKVDYGLLESSSSLTKHVEDTIGDKGNSDLLQVIKKAFCDALMVEEVSDDDDFFTLGGNSITSAHLSHNLGVNMRLIYYFPSPSKLYLALLERKGPCDLHVKKDGNMEMNIDGGKRNLLLSMKSVAPNPLIFKPQGSLLNTSVGMDGANSLVSKCLKMDSNIHFASDDINHVGGYLWNSSLDFVSCSISRSNKVIYEGGYRGNDVRQGSWSMKIPRGRNGFMKDFWKVHMESCIDASPMVVFRGQDIYLFIGSHSSKFLCISAKSGSVKWEIKLEGRIECSAAILGDFSQVVVGCYEGKIYFLDFLNGNICWTFQTSGEVKSQPVVDIRRHLIWCGSYDHNLYALDYENRCCVYMLPCGGSIYGSPAINEVHETLYVASTSGRMTAISIKSLPFNILWLHEFEVPVFGSLTISSLNENVICCLVDGHVLALDSSGSIIWQYRTAGPIFAGACISAALPSQVLICSRDGSVSSLELEKGDLLWEYNIGNPITASACVDEHLQLLSDPLLKSDRLICVCSSSGSMCLLRVSSSWDINGEASQPGIYVQEFGRLNLQGDVFSSPVMIGGRIFVGCRDDYVHCITLEIESQGD is encoded by the exons ATGAGTGATGAAAGCGTGAGCGGAGAGACAGGCGAGTGCTGCTGCATTTCACACCTGTTCTTGAGAGCCGCATCCAATAATCCTAACAAAAACGCGGTCATACACGCCTCCGCTGGGGCGCAACTCTCCGGACATCTCAAGCAGCGCGCGAAATTGCCGTTCCCTCCCGTGTACCACGGCGATCAGTGCTTCACTTACTCTGATGTTTCGGCGTCCGTTGATTCCCTTAGTGCTCGCCTCAGCTCCATTCTCTTCCCAGCAGAAG GTAATAATACTTATAATGAGCTGCTCAATCATGCTCAAATGACCAAATCTTCAGCACCGAGGGCAGAGCAGTGGCCTGAATTTGAGAATTTGTATGTGCCAAAAATAGTGGGATTATTCATGCCGCCTTCTGTGGAATACATAGTTGCTGTTCTTTCTGTATTAAGAAGTGGGGAGGCTTTCATGCCTCTAGATCCTTCATGGCCGAAAGAGAGGATATTATCACTCATTGGTTCGTCAGGTGCTGATCTGATTATTGGGTGTGCTCCTTCATCTGGGAGGAGTTGCAGTTACTTGCTTGATAGATCACATTGGCTGGTAGAACTCTGCAGCTGTCCTGTGCTGTGCTTTTCCATGGAAGAAAATCGTCAAGAGTGTATTCGGGCAACAACATTAGTATGTCCTTGTAAAATTAGAGAAGAAAGACTGTTCAGCTATTTGATGTACACATCGGGATCAACTGGAAAGCCTAAAGGCGTTTGTGGCACTGAAAAAG GTCTTCTAAATCGCTTTTTGTGGATGCAAGAACTGTATCCCATGCAAGGAGAGGAACTTTTATTATTCAAGACATCAATTAGCTTTATTGACCATCTGCAAGAATTTCTCGCTGCTATTCTAACTACTTGTACATTGGTTATACCTCCTTTCAATGAACTAAAAGAGAATTTGTTTTCTGTTGTCAATTTTCTACAG GCTTATTTCATTACCAGGCTTACTGCTGTTCCATCATTGATTAGGGCAATACTTCCTGCTTTGCAAAGTCAGAGTCATAGGGGCACttcattaaaattattagtGCTAAGTGGTGAAGTTCTGCCTTTATCCTTGTGGCATATGCTTTCCAAGTTATTACCAGAGACctttattttaaacttatatGGGAGTACAGAG GTATCAGGTGATTGTATGTATTTTGACTGCAAGAAGTTGCCAATGGTTTTGGAGAGGGAGAGGCTAACAAGTGTCCCAATTGGTATCCCTATTTCTAACTGTGATGTACTGCTTGTTTGTGAAAATGACACACCCAATCAGGGAGAAATATATGTTGGTGGTGCGTGCCTGTGTAGTGGATACTATTCTGATTATACCGTTGTGGCTTTGGATGGCGAAAAATTGCCTCATAACTCTGTTCGTAGCAGTTTCACTAAACATGGAAgtcaactattttataaaactgGTGATTTTGCAAGACGGCTGCAAAGTGGTGACTTGGTTTTCTTGGGGAGGAAAGACCGCACTGTGAAGGTTAATGGGCATCGTATTGCTTTAGAGGAGGTTGAAGATGTGTTAAGGGGACATCCTGATGTAGTTGATGCTGCTGTAATCTCTGTAATTTCAATGAACGCTCATGGGGAACTTGTGGTTCTTGAAGCATTTATAGTCTTAAAAGAGGAAAGATCCTGTGAGATATTCAGATCTTCTATCCGAAGTTGGATGATTGACAAACTTCCGGTAGTCATGCTTCCTAACCGCTTCACCTTTAGAGAGTCATTACCTGTATCTTCTAGCGGAAAAGTTGATTATGGTTTGTTGGAAAGTTCATCATCTCTCACTAAACATGTTGAAGATACGATTGGTGACAAGGGAAACAGTGATCTGTTACAAGTTATTAAAAAG GCTTTTTGTGATGCTTTAATGGTTGAAGAGGTTTCCGATGATGATGACTTTTTTACTTTGGGTGGTAATTCTATCACTTCGGCACATCTTTCACATAATTTAGGGGTTAATATGAGATTAATCTATTACTTTCCCAGTCCATCCAAGCTTTATCTTGCGCTTCTGGAGCGAAAAGGACCATGTGATTTACATGTAAAAAAAGATGGTAATATGGAGATGAATATTGATGGTGGTAAGAGGAACTTGCTTCTTTCTATGAAGTCTGTGGCTCCCAATCCTCTTATCTTTAAACCACAGGGGAGTCTATTGAACACCTCTGTTGGAATGGATGGCGCTAATTCTTTAGTCTCTAAATGCTTAAAGATGGATTCAAATATACATTTTGCTTCAGATGATATTAATCATGTGGGTGGGTATCTATGGAATTCTTCGTTAGACTTCGTGTCATGTTCAATTAGCCGGAGCAACAAGGTTATTTATGAAGGGGGGTACAGGGGCAATGATGTACGCCAAGGAAGTTGGTCTATGAAGATCCCAAGAGGTAGAAATGGTTTTATGAAAGACTTTTGGAAAGTTCACATGGAGTCTTGCATTGATGCATCGCCGATGGTTGTGTTTAGAGGCCAggatatctatttatttattggatcCCACTCTAGTAAATTTCTGTGTATTTCTGCCAAAAG TGGTTCTGTCAAGTGGGAGATCAAACTAGAAGGGCGGATTGAATGTTCAGCAGCAATTCTTGGCGACTTTTCTCAg GTTGTAGTTGGGTGTTATGAAGGGAAAATTTACTTTCTGGATTTTTTGAATGGCAACATATGCTGGACATTCCAAACATCTGGTGAG GTGAAGTCACAGCCAGTTGTAGACATACGTAGACACTTGATTTG GTGTGGATCGTATGACCATAACTTATATGCTCTTGACTATGAAAACCGTTGCTGTGTTTATATGCTTCCTTGCGGTGGAAGTATATATGGATCGCCTGCAATCAATGAG GTGCATGAAACACTTTATGTGGCTTCTACAAGTGGCCGTATGACAGCTATATCAATTAAA AGTTTACCATTTAATATATTGTGGCTGCATGAGTTCGAAGTGCCAGTGTTTGGTTCTCTCACTATCAGTTCTCTAAATGAAAATG TTATTTGTTGCTTGGTGGATGGGCATGTTCTTGCATTGGATTCAAGTGGATCCATCATTTGGCAG TATAGAACTGCTGGTCCAATATTTGCCGGAGCCTGCATTTCTGCTGCTCTTCCTTCTCAG GTGCTTATATGTTCCAGAGATGGAAGTGTTTCTTCACTTGAACTG GAAAAGGGAGATCTACTCTGGGAATACAATATTGGCAATCCAATTACTGCATCTGCGTGTGTGGATGAGCACTTGCAGCTCCTATCCGATCCTTTGCTTAAATCTGACAG GTTGATTTGCGTCTGTTCCAGTTCGGGAAGCATGTGTTTGCTTCGGGTTAGCAGTAGTTGGGATATCAACGGAGAGGCAAGTCAACCAGGAATATATGTGCAGGAATTTGGAAGGCTGAACCTACAGGGAGATGTATTCTCATCACCTGTCATGATTGGTGGCAGGATTTTTGTTGGTTGCAGGGATGATTACGTGCACTGCATTACTCTTGAAATTGAAAGTCAAGGTGATTAG